The following coding sequences lie in one Gammaproteobacteria bacterium genomic window:
- the folD gene encoding bifunctional methylenetetrahydrofolate dehydrogenase/methenyltetrahydrofolate cyclohydrolase FolD — MSAIILDGKALAVSYEQDLSQRVELIKSKMGGKTPVLATILVGDDPSSATYVKMKGNACQRIGMESIKVLLGKDTTTEQLMVQIQTLNNNPDVHGILLQHPVPEQINERLCFDAISATKDVDGVTSLGFGRMVMQEFAYGSATPAGIMSLLQHHDIPLEGQHAVVVGRSAILGKPMAMMLLNADATVTICHSRTQGLADIIRQADIVVGAVGRPEFIKGSWIKLGAVVVDAGYHPGGVGDVELSAVMDHCSAYTPVPGGVGPMTIATLIRQTVESAENTLSI, encoded by the coding sequence ATGTCAGCAATTATTCTTGATGGGAAGGCGCTTGCCGTTTCCTATGAGCAGGATCTTTCTCAGCGGGTTGAGCTTATTAAATCGAAGATGGGTGGCAAGACGCCGGTACTGGCGACCATCCTGGTCGGTGATGATCCTTCCTCGGCAACCTATGTGAAGATGAAGGGCAATGCCTGTCAACGTATTGGTATGGAGTCGATCAAGGTGTTGCTGGGTAAGGATACAACAACCGAGCAGTTGATGGTGCAGATTCAGACGTTGAATAATAACCCGGATGTGCATGGCATCCTGTTGCAACACCCGGTACCGGAACAGATCAATGAGCGTCTGTGTTTTGATGCCATTAGTGCCACCAAGGATGTGGATGGTGTGACATCATTAGGCTTCGGTCGTATGGTGATGCAGGAATTTGCCTATGGTTCGGCAACACCCGCTGGGATTATGAGTCTGTTACAACACCACGATATTCCGCTGGAAGGCCAACATGCTGTGGTAGTCGGACGTAGTGCGATTCTTGGCAAGCCGATGGCAATGATGTTGTTGAATGCCGATGCCACGGTAACGATCTGTCATTCCCGCACTCAGGGTCTGGCGGATATTATTCGTCAGGCGGATATTGTCGTTGGTGCTGTGGGACGACCTGAATTTATCAAGGGTAGCTGGATCAAGCTGGGTGCCGTTGTCGTGGATGCAGGATATCACCCAGGGGGTGTTGGTGATGTCGAGTTGTCTGCGGTGATGGATCATTGTTCAGCCTATACACCGGTACCCGGTGGTGTCGGGCCGATGACGATTGCGACCTTGATTCGACAGACAGTTGAGTCAGCAGAAAATACCTTATCAATATAA
- a CDS encoding DUF481 domain-containing protein gives MNRIVIALLALAPVCVSAAEWKGEGELGYTSTAGNSDAETLNAKLAVTVEYDQWKHVLGLSALQASSNKVRSAERYEFTHKSNYAYSDKSYVFASLRYDNDQFSGYDYQSSLAAGIGSQLIKTAVHSLDVAVGPGYRSMQDSVTGQVDNRVILKLDAQYAYQISEYASLSEVLTVESGSDNTYTESITSLKMKINGNLSSKISYTIKQNSVVPVGTERTDTLTSVSLVYGF, from the coding sequence GTGAATAGAATAGTTATCGCCTTGTTGGCGTTGGCCCCGGTGTGTGTGTCTGCAGCGGAATGGAAGGGTGAAGGTGAGCTGGGTTACACCTCGACGGCAGGTAACTCGGATGCTGAAACATTGAATGCAAAATTGGCTGTAACAGTTGAGTATGATCAGTGGAAGCATGTGCTGGGTTTGAGTGCATTGCAGGCATCTTCGAATAAGGTGAGGAGTGCCGAACGTTATGAGTTTACCCATAAATCCAATTATGCCTATTCGGACAAGAGCTATGTCTTTGCTAGTCTGCGTTATGATAATGATCAGTTTAGTGGCTATGACTACCAGTCCTCGCTGGCAGCGGGTATTGGTTCACAACTGATAAAGACGGCTGTTCATAGTCTGGATGTGGCGGTTGGTCCTGGTTATCGCTCCATGCAGGATAGCGTTACCGGTCAGGTGGATAATCGGGTTATTCTAAAACTTGATGCCCAGTATGCTTATCAAATTAGTGAATATGCCTCTCTGAGTGAAGTTTTGACGGTGGAGTCGGGTAGTGATAATACCTATACTGAATCAATTACCTCATTGAAGATGAAGATTAATGGCAATCTATCCTCAAAGATCAGTTATACCATTAAACAGAACTCAGTCGTGCCGGTCGGTACGGAGAGAACCGATACCCTGACCTCAGTTTCCCTGGTGTATGGTTTCTAG
- the leuC gene encoding 3-isopropylmalate dehydratase large subunit: MMGKTLYDKLWDAHIVREDEGATLLYIDRHLVHEVTSPQAFEGLRLAKRDLWRKQSVLAVPDHNVPTDDRSAGITDPVARLQVETLDQNCQEFGLTEFDMSDPRQGIVHVVGPEQGATLPGMTVVCGDSHTATHGAFGALAFGIGTSEVEHVLATQCLIQKKSANLLVQVDGRLQSGVSAKDIVLAIIGELGTAGGTGYTIEFAGEAIRDLSMEGRMTVCNMAIEAGARAGLIAVDEVTTDYLKGRPYAPDETLWEQAVAAWQDLHTDEGAVFDKVVTIDVSTLQPQVTWGTSPEMVVAVTAEVPDPQQETDAVRRSAMQHALDYMGLTSGTMITDINLDRVFIGSCTNARIEDLRAAAEVAKGNKVASSITQALVVPGSGLVKQQAEAEGLDKIFMDAGFEWREPGCSMCLAMNADRLLPQERCASTSNRNFEGRQGTGSRTHLVSPAMAAAAAIAGHFVDIR, from the coding sequence ATGATGGGCAAGACGCTTTATGACAAACTTTGGGATGCGCATATCGTTCGTGAGGATGAGGGTGCTACCTTGTTATATATAGATCGCCATTTGGTGCATGAGGTGACTTCACCACAGGCCTTTGAGGGGCTGCGCCTGGCAAAGCGTGACCTGTGGCGTAAGCAGAGTGTATTGGCGGTACCGGATCATAATGTTCCTACGGATGATCGTTCAGCGGGTATTACCGATCCTGTGGCGCGGTTACAGGTTGAGACCCTGGATCAGAACTGCCAGGAGTTTGGTCTGACCGAGTTTGATATGTCGGATCCAAGGCAGGGTATTGTGCATGTGGTAGGTCCTGAACAAGGAGCTACTCTGCCGGGTATGACGGTGGTCTGTGGTGATTCACATACCGCGACACACGGTGCCTTTGGTGCGCTGGCGTTTGGTATTGGCACCTCTGAGGTAGAGCATGTGCTGGCAACACAATGTCTGATCCAGAAAAAGTCCGCTAATTTGTTGGTGCAGGTCGATGGGCGGCTTCAGTCCGGGGTGAGTGCCAAGGATATTGTATTGGCAATTATTGGCGAACTGGGGACCGCAGGGGGTACTGGTTATACTATTGAGTTTGCCGGTGAAGCGATTCGTGATCTATCGATGGAAGGACGTATGACGGTCTGTAATATGGCGATTGAGGCAGGGGCTCGCGCGGGTTTAATTGCAGTGGATGAGGTGACCACAGACTACCTGAAAGGCAGACCTTATGCACCGGATGAAACCTTATGGGAGCAGGCGGTTGCTGCCTGGCAGGATTTGCATACGGATGAGGGTGCGGTATTCGATAAGGTGGTCACAATTGACGTAAGCACCTTGCAGCCACAGGTGACCTGGGGTACATCACCGGAGATGGTGGTAGCTGTAACTGCTGAGGTTCCTGATCCACAACAAGAGACGGATGCGGTACGACGTAGTGCGATGCAACATGCGCTTGATTATATGGGCTTAACGTCTGGTACTATGATCACTGATATCAATCTGGATCGAGTGTTTATTGGTTCTTGTACTAATGCCCGTATTGAGGATTTGAGGGCGGCTGCCGAGGTTGCAAAGGGCAACAAGGTCGCCAGCTCAATTACCCAGGCACTGGTGGTTCCCGGTTCAGGACTGGTGAAGCAACAGGCGGAGGCCGAGGGTCTGGATAAAATCTTTATGGATGCCGGTTTTGAGTGGCGCGAGCCGGGTTGTTCGATGTGTCTGGCGATGAATGCGGATCGTTTATTACCGCAAGAGCGTTGCGCCTCAACCTCGAATAGAAATTTTGAGGGTCGTCAGGGTACGGGTAGTCGAACCCATCTGGTGAGCCCTGCGATGGCGGCGGCGGCTGCGATTGCTGGTCATTTTGTGGATATACGATGA
- the leuD gene encoding 3-isopropylmalate dehydratase small subunit, translating into MEKFTQFKAVVVPLDRANVDTDAIIPKQFLKSIKRTGFGPNLFDAWRYRDHGEPGIDPLTREKNPDFVLNQPAYEQAGILLGRDNFGCGSSREHAVWALEDFGIRVVIAPSFADIFFNNCFKNGVLPIALSTTEVDALFVEVDVDTGCCFAVDLEQQIIVTASGREISFTVDGFRKHCLLNGLDDIALTLQHQDDIRAYEEKRGGQVPWLFVD; encoded by the coding sequence ATGGAAAAATTTACTCAATTTAAGGCGGTAGTGGTACCATTGGATCGAGCTAATGTTGATACTGATGCGATTATCCCTAAACAATTTCTGAAATCAATTAAGCGCACTGGTTTTGGTCCTAACCTGTTTGATGCATGGCGTTATCGGGATCACGGTGAGCCGGGTATTGATCCACTAACGCGTGAGAAGAACCCTGATTTTGTGTTAAATCAACCGGCTTATGAGCAGGCTGGCATCTTGTTGGGGCGTGATAATTTTGGTTGTGGCTCTTCGCGTGAACATGCCGTCTGGGCACTGGAGGATTTTGGTATTCGGGTGGTGATTGCCCCGAGTTTTGCCGATATATTCTTTAATAATTGTTTTAAAAATGGTGTCTTGCCTATTGCGCTGTCAACAACGGAGGTTGATGCGTTGTTTGTTGAGGTTGATGTGGATACCGGGTGTTGTTTTGCGGTGGATCTGGAACAACAAATTATTGTGACGGCCAGTGGACGGGAAATTTCATTTACGGTGGATGGGTTCAGAAAACATTGTCTGTTGAATGGGCTGGATGATATTGCGTTGACGTTGCAACATCAGGATGATATTCGGGCGTATGAAGAGAAGCGTGGTGGGCAGGTGCCTTGGTTGTTTGTTGATTAA
- the leuB gene encoding 3-isopropylmalate dehydrogenase produces MTKKIAILAGDGIGPEIVNEAIKVLGCLRTDFGLQVEMSEGLIGGCAYDAKGTPLPDETLDLVRDADAILLGAVGGVQWESLDIAVRPEKGLLGLRSELELFANLRPAILYPQLADASTLKPELVAGLDIMIVRELTGGIYFGQPRGIRQLDNGEREGYNTLVYSESEIRRIAHVAFETARKRDSRLCSVDKANVLECTELWREIMEDVAKEYSDVSLSHLYVDNAAMQLIREPKQFDVMVTTNMFGDILSDAAAMLTGSIGMLPSASLDKNGKGMYEPIHGSAPDIAGQGVANPLATILSVSMMLKHSLGELEMAAHIDAAVGAVLDRGLRTADIYSEGMQQVGTTEMGDAVVNELQELKG; encoded by the coding sequence ATGACGAAAAAGATTGCGATATTAGCGGGTGATGGTATTGGCCCGGAGATTGTCAATGAGGCGATCAAGGTATTGGGTTGTCTGCGAACAGATTTTGGTTTGCAGGTGGAGATGAGTGAAGGCCTGATTGGTGGCTGTGCCTATGATGCCAAGGGGACTCCGTTGCCGGATGAGACACTGGATCTGGTACGGGATGCTGATGCTATTTTGCTGGGTGCAGTGGGTGGTGTGCAGTGGGAGTCACTGGATATTGCGGTGCGTCCGGAAAAGGGCTTGTTGGGTTTGCGCTCTGAGTTGGAGCTATTTGCCAATCTGCGTCCGGCTATTCTCTATCCACAACTGGCGGATGCCTCAACTCTGAAACCGGAGCTGGTGGCGGGTCTGGATATTATGATCGTGCGTGAGCTGACCGGGGGTATCTACTTTGGTCAGCCAAGGGGTATACGACAACTGGACAATGGTGAGCGTGAGGGTTACAACACCCTGGTCTATTCGGAATCCGAGATTCGTCGCATTGCCCATGTCGCCTTTGAGACGGCACGTAAACGGGATTCTCGCCTCTGTTCGGTGGATAAGGCAAATGTGCTCGAGTGCACAGAATTGTGGCGTGAGATCATGGAAGATGTCGCTAAAGAATATAGTGATGTCAGTCTGTCTCATCTGTATGTGGATAATGCGGCAATGCAGTTAATTCGGGAACCGAAGCAGTTTGATGTGATGGTAACAACCAATATGTTCGGCGATATCCTGTCCGATGCGGCAGCGATGCTAACCGGTTCTATTGGTATGCTGCCTTCTGCCTCACTGGACAAGAATGGTAAGGGTATGTATGAGCCTATTCATGGTTCAGCCCCGGATATTGCCGGGCAGGGTGTGGCGAACCCATTGGCAACGATACTATCGGTGTCGATGATGCTCAAACATAGCCTGGGTGAACTTGAGATGGCAGCACATATTGATGCTGCTGTGGGTGCGGTACTGGATCGTGGTCTGCGTACGGCTGATATTTATAGTGAAGGCATGCAGCAGGTGGGTACCACCGAGATGGGTGATGCTGTCGTTAATGAATTGCAGGAATTAAAAGGTTAA
- a CDS encoding aspartate-semialdehyde dehydrogenase, which produces MSKQVDVAVVGATGAVGETMLEILAQRNFPIGKVYPLASSRSAGKRVAFGDKMLVVEDLDTFDFSKVQIGLFSAGGSISEKYAPRAAEAGCVVIDNTAHYRYDDDIPLVIPEVNPEAIAGYKNRGIIANPNCSTIQMLVALKPIYDAVGIERINVCTYQAVSGTGKDAIEELAGQTAQLLNGKDAEAKVYPKQIAFNVLPHIDVFQDNGYTKEEMKMFWETRKIFADDKILVNPTAVRVPVFFGHSEALHIETAEKISVADAQALLAKADGVVLMDEHEDGGYPTAVTEGTGHDPVYVGRVREDISHPRGLNMWVVADNVRKGAALNSVQIAEVLLRDYL; this is translated from the coding sequence ATGAGTAAGCAAGTCGATGTGGCAGTAGTTGGGGCAACGGGTGCAGTGGGTGAAACCATGTTGGAGATCCTGGCGCAAAGAAATTTTCCGATAGGCAAGGTCTATCCTCTGGCGAGTAGTCGTTCTGCGGGTAAGCGGGTTGCCTTTGGTGACAAGATGCTGGTGGTGGAAGATCTGGATACCTTTGATTTTAGCAAAGTGCAGATAGGTCTGTTTTCAGCGGGCGGCTCAATTTCAGAAAAATATGCCCCCAGAGCCGCTGAGGCGGGTTGTGTGGTTATTGATAATACCGCGCATTATCGTTATGACGATGATATTCCGCTGGTGATCCCTGAGGTAAACCCTGAGGCTATTGCCGGTTATAAAAATCGTGGCATTATTGCCAACCCGAATTGCTCAACCATACAAATGCTGGTGGCATTAAAGCCTATCTATGATGCCGTGGGGATTGAGCGCATTAATGTTTGTACCTATCAGGCGGTTTCCGGTACCGGTAAAGATGCCATTGAAGAATTAGCGGGGCAGACGGCACAACTATTAAATGGAAAGGATGCCGAGGCTAAGGTCTATCCAAAACAGATCGCTTTTAATGTGTTACCGCATATTGATGTCTTTCAGGATAACGGCTACACCAAGGAAGAAATGAAGATGTTCTGGGAGACGCGCAAGATCTTTGCCGATGACAAGATCCTGGTGAATCCGACGGCTGTGCGGGTGCCGGTATTCTTTGGTCATTCAGAGGCCTTGCATATCGAAACGGCTGAGAAGATCAGTGTGGCCGATGCCCAAGCTTTGCTGGCCAAGGCCGATGGTGTGGTGTTGATGGATGAGCATGAAGATGGCGGTTATCCCACAGCGGTAACCGAAGGCACGGGCCATGATCCCGTTTATGTTGGGCGAGTGCGTGAGGATATCAGCCATCCTCGTGGACTCAATATGTGGGTGGTGGCGGATAATGTGCGCAAGGGCGCGGCTCTTAATAGCGTACAGATTGCCGAAGTCTTGCTGAGAGATTACTTGTAA
- a CDS encoding FimV family protein, translating to MRRSMYSQVALCSFLLMLVTSPLYALGLGQIKLNSYLNQPLDAEIPLISVRANELDTVRVELASDEQFKRAGIEVNAFLRSIEFKLDRSNQVSPRVYISSHRPVRDPFLDFLVKLSWSDGQLVREYTVLLDPPILMPVTSKPMAKALAVAAPTRNERVVNTPVKQQKTVPVRKQSRLVARIENGRYGPTSRVDTLWDLSKSLRPDDSISMEQMMVAMWRENPRAFSRKNMNGLMAGYTLRIPTKKNILSLNRGEASQEIALQNKEWREDRSMTAKRLRAMSRPVAQLKLLTPTPEPEVKVESLVKDEEATPQVDVGSETTDAHFSKDLQQVKEDIAIAVEETETQKQQTEDLQMRFAAMEEQIASLHRLIRLKDTELAQLQEQASRPPVVDSVLPQTPPREESSWLDDPMIQALILALLVVLVVISIVMKRKATVVDRVAEGTASKDHSDDEDSVTAGESGDQPETLVAGEDVASKETLNEAGVTPVVGATVTEEAAPMVEQDTLDDALLAEIDVYMAYGHYQQVEQLLEKALSEDVGNNALRMKLLEVYSTKQDKVAFVRQAREILAQLKQQKDHPLWQKVSEMGQALALNDAAYEGDQDLDELAADMDASPEEILAEPDAQETPVVQPDVDVKPDPVVNDIARFNVDDGVDQSQNEYLEAGLEPPRVVEEEAVLEFKLDSSVEKVGSEDLSTSPLEVEQEASEEPLLSSAEDESATKLDLARAYLDMEDFQGAITLLKEVLEKGNDTQQQEAKNMLDEVK from the coding sequence ATGAGGAGATCTATGTATAGTCAGGTGGCATTGTGTTCATTTCTGCTGATGTTGGTTACATCACCGCTTTATGCCCTGGGTTTGGGGCAGATCAAGCTGAATTCATATTTGAATCAACCTCTTGATGCAGAGATCCCTCTGATATCGGTGCGTGCGAATGAATTGGATACAGTCAGGGTGGAACTCGCCAGTGATGAACAGTTCAAGCGTGCAGGGATTGAAGTCAACGCTTTTCTTCGCTCTATTGAATTCAAGCTGGATCGTAGTAATCAAGTCTCTCCCCGTGTCTACATTAGTAGTCATCGTCCGGTACGCGATCCCTTTCTTGATTTTCTGGTTAAATTAAGCTGGTCTGACGGTCAATTGGTACGTGAGTACACTGTATTGTTGGATCCCCCTATCCTGATGCCAGTAACCTCTAAACCAATGGCCAAGGCACTTGCTGTCGCTGCGCCGACTCGTAATGAACGTGTGGTTAATACTCCTGTTAAGCAACAAAAGACAGTTCCTGTGCGTAAGCAATCAAGGCTTGTTGCGAGAATAGAGAATGGTCGTTATGGCCCGACCAGTCGTGTGGATACCCTGTGGGATTTAAGTAAGTCGTTACGCCCTGATGATAGTATCAGTATGGAACAGATGATGGTTGCCATGTGGCGGGAAAATCCGCGTGCTTTTTCCAGAAAAAACATGAATGGGTTGATGGCAGGCTATACCCTGCGCATACCGACAAAAAAAAACATCCTGTCATTGAACCGAGGTGAGGCCTCGCAAGAAATTGCCTTGCAGAATAAGGAATGGCGTGAAGATCGCTCAATGACAGCAAAGCGTCTGCGTGCTATGTCGCGACCTGTTGCTCAATTGAAGTTATTAACTCCAACCCCTGAACCTGAAGTGAAAGTAGAATCTCTGGTGAAGGATGAGGAAGCGACACCTCAGGTCGATGTGGGCAGTGAGACAACTGATGCCCATTTTAGTAAAGATTTACAACAGGTCAAGGAAGATATTGCTATTGCTGTTGAAGAGACCGAGACACAAAAACAGCAGACTGAAGATCTGCAAATGCGATTTGCGGCAATGGAAGAACAAATTGCCTCTCTACATCGACTCATTCGTTTAAAAGATACCGAATTGGCTCAACTGCAGGAACAGGCCAGTCGTCCTCCTGTTGTTGATTCTGTGTTACCACAAACACCTCCGCGTGAGGAGTCTTCCTGGTTGGATGATCCCATGATACAGGCACTGATCCTGGCATTACTGGTCGTGTTGGTGGTTATTTCTATTGTGATGAAACGTAAGGCCACAGTGGTTGATCGTGTTGCAGAGGGTACTGCGAGCAAGGATCATTCGGATGATGAAGATTCTGTCACCGCTGGTGAGTCGGGTGATCAGCCTGAGACACTTGTTGCAGGCGAAGATGTTGCGTCAAAAGAGACTTTGAACGAAGCGGGTGTTACCCCTGTGGTAGGTGCTACTGTTACAGAAGAAGCTGCACCAATGGTTGAACAGGATACACTTGATGATGCTCTATTGGCCGAGATTGATGTCTATATGGCCTATGGTCATTATCAACAGGTGGAACAGTTGCTTGAGAAGGCCTTGTCTGAAGATGTCGGGAATAATGCATTAAGGATGAAATTATTAGAGGTTTACTCGACAAAGCAGGATAAGGTTGCATTTGTGCGTCAGGCACGAGAGATACTGGCACAATTGAAGCAACAAAAAGATCATCCATTGTGGCAGAAGGTAAGCGAGATGGGACAGGCGTTGGCACTGAATGATGCCGCGTATGAAGGGGATCAGGATCTGGATGAGTTGGCTGCTGATATGGATGCTAGCCCTGAAGAAATCTTAGCCGAACCTGATGCGCAAGAAACACCTGTTGTGCAGCCTGATGTTGATGTTAAGCCTGATCCTGTTGTTAATGATATAGCGCGTTTTAATGTTGATGATGGTGTTGATCAGTCACAGAATGAATATCTTGAAGCAGGACTTGAACCTCCTCGAGTGGTTGAAGAGGAAGCGGTTCTGGAATTTAAGCTGGACAGCTCGGTCGAGAAGGTTGGGTCAGAGGATTTATCAACAAGCCCGCTGGAGGTCGAACAGGAAGCTTCTGAGGAGCCCTTGTTGTCTTCTGCTGAGGATGAATCAGCAACAAAGCTGGATCTGGCTCGCGCCTATCTTGATATGGAAGATTTTCAGGGCGCCATAACATTGTTGAAAGAGGTACTGGAAAAAGGCAATGATACCCAGCAACAAGAAGCAAAAAATATGCTGGATGAGGTGAAGTAA
- the pgi gene encoding glucose-6-phosphate isomerase produces the protein MSLLTQSGSWQALADHYYEVRNIHMRDLFAQDSSRFDQFSLTVNDILLDYSKNLITAETLALLMDLAHEQGILESVKELFEGGEVNKTEHRPALHTALRNRSNYPVKVNGKDVMPDVNRVLEQMRGFTEQLRNGQWCGYTGKPIRDVVNIGIGGSDLGPLMATEALRAYGHKNLNVHFVSSVDSEDIAQVFQYLNPETTLFIVSSKTFTTMETMTNARTARAWMLEQSGGKEFYRRHFVAVTTEAEAAMAFGIHEENIFEFWDWVGGRYSLCSAIGLSLAIFIGMDQFEEMLMGAHEMDEHFRNAPLAENIPVILAMIGVWYTNFLGMQTHVVLPYDQCLHRFPAFLQQGDMESNGKRVSADGKVLDYDTGPIIWGELGTSGQHAFYQLIHQGTRLISADLMAACHSHNDLGEHHKVLLSNFFAQGEALMRGKTEAEARSEMEQAGLDEVRIEELLPHKVFPGNRPCNMFMYDRLTPRILGNLVALYEHKVFVQGRIWGVDSFDQWGVELGKQLATTILGELDQNVADNVHDSSTNGLMQFYRSQLS, from the coding sequence ATGTCTTTATTGACACAGTCCGGTTCGTGGCAGGCCCTTGCGGATCATTACTATGAAGTTCGCAATATTCATATGCGGGATCTTTTTGCGCAGGATAGTTCTCGTTTTGATCAATTCTCCCTTACTGTTAATGATATTCTTCTGGATTATTCCAAAAACCTGATTACTGCAGAAACGTTGGCATTACTGATGGATCTGGCGCACGAACAAGGCATTTTAGAGTCCGTGAAAGAGTTGTTTGAGGGAGGTGAGGTCAATAAAACAGAACATCGTCCTGCGCTTCATACCGCCTTGCGTAACCGTTCTAATTACCCTGTTAAGGTGAATGGCAAGGATGTAATGCCTGATGTTAATCGGGTTCTTGAACAAATGCGGGGTTTTACCGAACAACTGCGTAACGGTCAGTGGTGTGGTTATACGGGCAAGCCAATCAGGGATGTGGTTAATATTGGTATCGGTGGCTCTGATCTTGGGCCATTAATGGCAACGGAGGCACTGCGTGCCTATGGTCATAAGAATTTGAATGTACACTTTGTTTCCAGTGTGGATAGTGAAGATATTGCTCAGGTATTTCAGTATCTGAATCCAGAGACGACACTCTTTATTGTCTCATCCAAGACCTTTACTACGATGGAAACCATGACCAATGCCCGAACAGCACGCGCCTGGATGCTTGAACAGTCGGGTGGCAAGGAGTTTTATCGTCGGCATTTTGTGGCGGTGACTACCGAAGCTGAGGCGGCAATGGCATTTGGTATTCATGAAGAAAATATTTTTGAATTCTGGGATTGGGTCGGGGGACGTTATTCACTTTGTTCAGCTATTGGTCTGTCGTTGGCTATCTTTATAGGGATGGATCAGTTTGAAGAGATGTTGATGGGGGCGCATGAGATGGATGAGCATTTTCGTAATGCCCCATTGGCTGAGAATATCCCCGTTATTCTGGCAATGATCGGGGTCTGGTATACCAACTTTTTGGGGATGCAGACTCATGTCGTGTTACCTTATGACCAATGCCTGCACCGTTTCCCCGCTTTTCTGCAACAGGGTGATATGGAGAGTAATGGTAAGCGGGTGAGTGCCGATGGAAAAGTACTGGATTATGATACCGGTCCGATTATCTGGGGTGAATTAGGTACCAGTGGTCAGCATGCCTTTTATCAATTGATTCATCAGGGTACGCGCCTGATTTCTGCTGATCTTATGGCAGCCTGTCATAGTCATAATGACCTGGGAGAGCACCACAAGGTTCTTTTATCTAATTTCTTTGCTCAGGGTGAGGCCTTGATGCGAGGTAAGACAGAAGCAGAGGCACGCAGCGAGATGGAACAGGCAGGGTTGGATGAGGTGCGTATTGAGGAGTTGTTGCCACATAAAGTTTTTCCCGGTAATCGACCGTGTAATATGTTTATGTATGATCGCCTGACACCGCGTATCCTGGGTAATCTTGTTGCCCTGTACGAACACAAGGTATTTGTTCAGGGCAGGATATGGGGTGTGGATTCGTTTGATCAGTGGGGTGTTGAGTTAGGCAAGCAATTAGCAACCACCATCCTCGGTGAACTGGATCAAAATGTGGCGGATAATGTTCATGATAGTTCGACTAATGGACTCATGCAGTTTTATCGTTCACAATTAAGCTAA